From Triticum urartu cultivar G1812 chromosome 2, Tu2.1, whole genome shotgun sequence, a single genomic window includes:
- the LOC125540355 gene encoding farnesylcysteine lyase-like, whose protein sequence is MPPPFLLPVLLLVLPPSPQAAAAAEDICIVGSGISGASTAFFLTNYTAPYPAPQLRVFERRDRVGGRLATVTVAGEVFEAGGSIIHPRNLHVRRFADLLGLTAKTGGDDDEDWLGIWDGARFVFKTLRPPPPGSSWLRRKLHGLANSLLLLRRYGLSLLRMDSFVQEMLQKFMLYYNGFESRPVFDNVEEMLKWSGLYGLTRRTLEEELIDAGLNTQTISELVTVITRINYGQSTSISGLAGAVSLAGSESGLWSIKGGNWQLAAGLLKTANATLHLQEGIESISDAGDYYVLKSNKGHEYNCTVTVVATPLDEVNITFIPPISIPPRKMQHTHTTFVRGLLDPKFFGLSSVSDIPELIGTMELPDIPFSCISVRKKHGEHDMTYKIFSRVKLEDALLDQMFSTREETIRIDWPAYPHYQAPEDFAPIILDGRHLYYVNTFESAASAMETGAVAAENVARLIISRLPLGLRAGLSSAAVPEPHIESSAGEEEGPRRVDL, encoded by the exons ATGCCGCCCCCTTTcctcctccccgtcctcctcctcgtgcTTCCCCCCTCCCcgcaggccgccgccgccgccgaggacATCTGCATCGTCGGCAGCGGCATCTCGGGCGCCTCCACGGCCTTCTTCCTCACCAACTACACCGCCCCCTACCCGGCCCCGCAGCTCCGCGTCTTCGAGCGCCGTGACAGGGTCGGCGGCCGCCTCGCCACCGTCACCGTCGCCGGCGAAGTCTTCGAGGCCGGCGGCTCCATCATCCACCCGCGCAACCTCCACGTGCGCCGCTTCGCCGACCTCCTCGGCCTCACCGCCAAGaccggcggcgacgacgacgaggactgGCTCGGGATCTGGGACGGCGCCCGCTTCGTCTTCAAGACTCTCCGCCCGCCCCCGCCGGGGAGCTCCTGGCTGCGCCGCAAGCTCCACGGCCTCGCCAACTCGCTCCTGCTGCTCAGGCGATATGGTCTCTCTCTGCTCAGGATGGACAGCTTCGTGCAG GAAATGTTGCAAAAGTTTATGCTTTACTACAACGGATTCGAGTCCCGGCCTGTGTTCGACAACGTTGAGGAGATGCTCAAATGGTCAGGCCTCTATGGGCTCACTCGCAGGACCCTAGAGGAGGAGCTCATTGATGCCGGGCTGAATACTCAGACCATATCAGAGCTTGTCACT GTAATAACAAGGATCAACTATGGACAAAGCACGAGCATAAGTGGTCTAGCGGGCGCTGTGTCTTTAGCTGGCTCCGAGTCTGGACTGTGGTCTATCAAAGGAGGCAACTGGCAGCTAGCTGCTGGGTTGCTCAAGACTGCTAACGCCACTCTGCATCTCCAAGAAGGCATAGAGTCAATCTCTGATGCAGGGGATTACTATGTTCTGAAATCGAATAAAGGTCATGAGTATAACTGCACGGTGACGGTTGTTGCAACGCCCCTCGATGAGGTGAACATTACGTTTATCCCTCCGATCTCTATTCCACCAAGGAAGATGCAGCATACCCATACAACCTTCGTCAGAGGCCTCTTGGACCCT AAATTCTTTGGTCTGAGTTCCGTGTCCGACATTCCAGAGCTGATAGGAACCATGGAGCTCCCTGATATCCCCTTCTCGTGCATCTCAGTTCGGAAGAAGCACGGCGAACATGACATGACTTACAAAATTTTCTCACGTGTGAAGCTGGAGGATGCTTTGTTGGATCAGATGTTCAG CACAAGGGAGGAGACCATCCGGATAGACTGGCCTGCTTACCCCCATTACCAGGCCCCGGAGGATTTCGCACCGATCATACTGGACGGCAGGCACCTGTACTACGTGAACACCTTTGAGAGCGCGGCGAGTGCCATGGAGACAGGGGCCGTCGCCGCGGAGAATGTGGCGAGGCTCATCATCTCGAGGCTGCCTCTCGGGTTACGAGCCGGGCTCTCGTCGGCGGCGGTACCTGAGCCTCATATTGAGTCATCTGCCGGCGAGGAGGAAGGTCCCCGGCGTGTGGATCTGTGA
- the LOC125540354 gene encoding ABC transporter G family member 5-like has protein sequence MHPAGEAPPLLATIQEDDELASESMKSGGGVESCRCEVEAVGINYHITVSARPHPLKIWSRPDDLLLDAAGDPAAPAPPPVSRSSRCRLVLRNVSCRARPGELLAIVGPSGAGKSTLLEILSGRLEPSSSSPTDLRVNGSPVDAAALRRLCGYVTQRDVLFPLLTVRETLHFSARLRLGPDAYDAAAVDALVDDLALARVADARVKDLSGGERRRVSIGVEAVRDPAVLVLDEPTSGLDSASALQIVGALRAMAESRGRTVVLSIHQPGARIVKMFDAVLLLAAGSVLHHGSVDELHALLTGAGLHLPPHVDAVEFAIDSVDELRLHLHLQQQQQRDRRCTLQQLFQQHKLQAQAEDDSSSTLAAGGNSNGQHQYANSWPVEVAVLSQRFFKNVARTRQLFACRTVCMLVAGLALGSIFYDLAEDKVAERVGLFAFLLTFLLSSTTEALPVFLQEREILAKETSSGAYRVSAYAVANALVFLPFQLVLAAVFAAPAYWLTGLRRTAPAFFYFLLLIWLVLYTANSVVACFAAAAPDFVVGNAAVQGVMGSFFLFSGYFIRRSAMPAYWVPMHYLSLFKWPFEALLLNEFGGKCAARAMGVCVATGDEVLRREGIGEECRWRNVAVMVGFVAFYRVLGYAVLRVRCSLTLRAAARSALLSSSSHYSACFSASTSTKA, from the coding sequence ATGCATCCGGCAGGTGAAGCACCACCTTTACTAGCGACCATCCAGGAAGACGACGAGCTGGCGAGCGAATCCATGAAGAGCGGCGGCGGGGTAGAAAGCTGCAGGTGCGAGGTGGAGGCCGTGGGCATCAACTACCACATCACCGTCTCCGCCCGGCCTCACCCGCTCAAGATATGGAGCAGGCCCGACGACCTCCTCCTCGACGCCGCCGGCGACCCCGCTGCGCCTGCGCCTCCGCCGGTCAGCCGCAGCAGCCGGTGCCGCCTCGTGCTCCGCAACGTCAGCTGCCGCGCCCGCCCTGGCGAGCTGCTCGCCATCGTCGGCCCCAGCGGCGCCGGCAAGTCCACGCTGCTCGAGATCCTCTCCGGCCGCCTTGAGCCCAGCTCGTCCAGTCCTACTGACCTCCGCGTCAATGGCTCCCCTGTCGAcgccgccgccctgcgccgcCTCTGCGGCTACGTCACCCAGCGCGACGTCCTCTTCCCGCTGCTTACCGTGCGCGAGACGCTCCATTTCAGCGCGCGCCTCCGCCTCGGCCCAGACGCGTACGACGCCGCCGCGGTTGACGCGCTCGTCGACGACCTCGCCCTGGCCCGCGTCGCCGACGCCAGGGTCAAGGACCTCTCCGGAGGCGAGCGGCGCCGCGTGTCCATCGGTGTCGAGGCCGTGCGCGACCCCGCCGTGCTGGTGCTCGACGAGCCCACCTCCGGCCTCGACAGCGCGTCCGCGCTCCAGATCGTCGGCGCGCTGCGGGCAATGGCCGAGTCGCGGGGCCGCACCGTGGTGCTCAGCATCCACCAGCCCGGCGCGCGCATTGTCAAGATGTTCGACGCCGTGCTCCTGCTCGCCGCGGGCTCCGTGCTCCACCACGGCTCCGTCGACGAGCTCCACGCCCTGCTCACCGGCGCCGGCCTCCACCTGCCCCCGCACGTGGACGCCGTCGAGTTCGCCATCGACTCCGTGGACGAGCtccgcctccacctccacctccagcagcagcagcagcgcgaccGCCGGTGCACGCTGCAGCAGCTCTTCCAGCAGCACAAGCTCCAGGCCCAAGCCGAGGACGACTCCTCCAGCACGCTCGCCGCCGGTGGAAACAGCAATGGGCAACACCAGTACGCCAACTCGTGGCCGGTCGAGGTGGCGGTGCTGTCGCAGCGCTTCTTCAAGAACGTGGCGCGGACGCGGCAGCTCTTCGCGTGCCGCACCGTGTGCATGCTCGTCGCCGGGCTCGCCCTCGGCTCCATCTTCTACGACCTCGCCGAAGACAAGGTGGCGGAGCGGGTCGGCCTCTTCGCGTTCCTCCTCACCTTCCTGCTCTCGTCCACGACGGAGGCGCTGCCGGTGTTCCTGCAGGAGCGGGAGATCCTGGCCAAGGAGACCTCATCGGGCGCCTACCGCGTGTCCGCCTACGCAGTGGCGAACGCCCTGGTGTTCCTGCCGTTCCAGCTGGTGCTGGCGGCGGTGTTCGCGGCGCCGGCGTACTGGCTGACGGGGCTGCGCCGCACGGCGCCGGCATTCTTCTACTTCCTGCTCCTCATCTGGCTGGTCCTCTACACGGCCAACTCGGTGGTGGCGTGCTtcgcggcggcggcgccggacTTCGTAGTGGGGAACGCGGCGGTGCAGGGCGTGATGggctccttcttcctcttctccgGCTACTTCATCCGGCGGTCGGCGATGCCGGCGTACTGGGTGCCGATGCACTACCTGTCGCTCTTCAAGTGGCCGTTCGAGGCGCTGCTGCTGAACGAGTTCGGCGGCAAGTGCGCGGCAAGGGCGATGGGGGTGTGCGTGGCGACCGGCGACGAGGTGCTCCGGCGGGAGGGGATCGGGGAGGAGTGCCGGTGGAGGAACGTGGCGGTCATGGTCGGCTTCGTCGCCTTCTACCGGGTGCTCGGCTACGCCGTGCTCCGCGTCCGCTGCAGCCTCACGCTCAGGGCCGCCGCGCGGTCCGCATTGCTGTCTTCCTCCTCACACTACTCTGCTTGCTTCTCTGCATCTACCAGTACCAAAGCTTGA